The Candidatus Binataceae bacterium genome has a window encoding:
- the hisA gene encoding 1-(5-phosphoribosyl)-5-[(5-phosphoribosylamino)methylideneamino]imidazole-4-carboxamide isomerase, whose protein sequence is MFEQFTIIPSIDLKGGEVVRLLRGDMDRATVYGSDPAAVAHGFEREGARIIHVVDLDGAIAGAPRNLDSIRAIRSAVGCAIDVSGGLRTAESVRAAIAAGADYVSIGSAAILNPPMFKEVCREHPGRVFGSIDVREGCLAIKGWRETSQLVVADALERFQQAGVAGIVLTDISRDGTQNGVDIEMYESVGRSVQAPVIASGGVARIDDLIALSRLFRCGIAGAITGRALYEGRFTLSQAIAATT, encoded by the coding sequence TTGTTCGAACAGTTCACCATAATTCCTTCGATCGATCTCAAGGGCGGCGAAGTCGTGCGCCTGTTGCGTGGCGATATGGACCGCGCGACGGTCTATGGCAGCGACCCGGCGGCGGTCGCGCACGGCTTCGAGCGCGAGGGCGCCCGGATAATCCACGTCGTGGACCTCGACGGCGCGATTGCCGGCGCACCGCGGAACCTGGACTCGATCCGCGCGATCCGCTCCGCGGTCGGCTGCGCGATCGATGTAAGCGGCGGGTTAAGGACGGCCGAATCGGTGCGAGCGGCTATCGCGGCCGGAGCGGACTACGTGTCGATCGGATCGGCCGCGATATTGAATCCGCCGATGTTCAAAGAGGTCTGCCGGGAGCATCCCGGGCGCGTCTTCGGCTCGATTGACGTGCGTGAGGGGTGTCTGGCGATCAAAGGATGGCGCGAGACAAGTCAGCTTGTCGTGGCCGACGCTTTAGAGCGCTTTCAGCAGGCTGGAGTAGCGGGGATTGTCTTGACCGACATATCACGCGATGGTACGCAAAATGGTGTCGACATCGAGATGTACGAGTCGGTCGGGCGGTCCGTGCAGGCGCCGGTAATCGCGTCGGGCGGGGTTGCGCGAATCGACGACTTGATTGCACTGAGCCGGCTGTTTCGGTGCGGAATAGCGGGCGCAATCACGGGCCGGGCGCTTTACGAAGGTCGCTTCACGCTTT
- the hisB gene encoding imidazoleglycerol-phosphate dehydratase HisB, with amino-acid sequence MASKSQLKAPRLKVAPAGKPAARSAAVERKTRETEVKAVLNLDGGGRGAIATGVPFLDHMLESFARHGFFDLEVRARGDLHIDEHHTVEDVGIVLGRVFRQALGDRAGIRRFGEAMVPLDEALCSAVVDISGRSYLAYNVPIAQERVGNFQTELVHDFMKAFSDEVGMNLHLTLIGGRNPHHVIEAAFKALARAMDQATAREPRSGGAALSTKGTLS; translated from the coding sequence ATGGCCAGCAAATCTCAGCTGAAGGCTCCGCGCCTTAAGGTTGCGCCTGCCGGCAAGCCGGCCGCCCGTTCGGCCGCGGTCGAGCGCAAGACGCGCGAGACCGAGGTCAAGGCCGTACTCAATCTCGACGGCGGCGGCCGCGGCGCGATTGCAACCGGTGTTCCGTTTCTCGACCATATGCTGGAGAGTTTCGCGCGCCACGGCTTCTTCGATCTCGAGGTTCGGGCGCGCGGCGATCTCCATATCGACGAGCATCACACGGTCGAGGACGTCGGGATCGTGCTCGGACGCGTCTTTCGCCAGGCGCTGGGCGATCGCGCGGGTATCCGCCGCTTCGGCGAGGCGATGGTGCCGCTGGACGAGGCCCTCTGTTCGGCGGTGGTGGACATCAGCGGCCGCAGTTACCTCGCCTACAACGTGCCGATCGCGCAGGAGCGCGTGGGAAACTTCCAGACCGAACTGGTCCACGACTTCATGAAAGCCTTCAGCGATGAGGTCGGGATGAACCTGCACCTGACGCTGATCGGCGGGCGCAACCCTCATCACGTGATCGAGGCCGCGTTCAAGGCGCTCGCACGGGCGATGGACCAGGCGACGGCGCGCGAGCCGCGCTCGGGCGGCGCCGCGCTCTCGACCAAGGGTACGCTTTCGTAA
- the hisD gene encoding histidinol dehydrogenase produces MSLAILNSHSAAFRRFLDAMLRRRGTDGASIDAAVAKIIAAVRRRGDRALLEFSARFDRVRLTPARLRVRPAEMEAARRALAPAERRALELAARRIREFHRRTLGRSFHYRDASGMRLGQTVRPLARVGIYVPGGQGAYPSTVLMNAIPARVAGVDEIVMVSPPSPAGDSAAVLAAAAIAGVDEFYRVGGAQAVAALAYGTRTIGAVDKIVGPGNAWVQTAKRMVYGAVDIDKMAGPSEVLVIADQSARADWVAADLIAQAEHGSGDEAAVLLTPSRATAERVAAAIEKALADLPRAAVVRRVFNRRGALVVVDSLEEAFALANRIAPEHLELDLKDAPRWSRRVRAAGAVFVGEHSPAPLGDYLAGPNHVLPTGGAARFASPLGAYDFVARTSTIEASARAIEKLGPAVVRLARMEGFEGHARAVELRLERRGARAAGRR; encoded by the coding sequence ATGAGCCTCGCAATCCTGAACTCGCACAGCGCTGCCTTTCGCCGCTTTCTCGACGCGATGCTCCGCCGGCGCGGGACCGACGGCGCATCGATCGACGCGGCGGTGGCGAAGATAATCGCCGCCGTGCGCCGGCGCGGAGATCGCGCGCTGCTGGAATTCAGCGCCCGCTTCGATCGGGTCAGGCTTACGCCCGCACGGTTGCGGGTGCGGCCTGCGGAGATGGAAGCCGCGCGGCGCGCGCTCGCGCCCGCCGAACGCCGCGCGCTCGAGCTAGCGGCGCGGCGAATTCGCGAGTTCCATCGCCGTACGCTCGGCCGCTCGTTCCACTATCGCGACGCTTCGGGCATGCGTCTCGGCCAGACGGTGCGGCCGCTTGCGCGGGTCGGAATCTACGTTCCGGGAGGGCAGGGCGCTTATCCTTCGACTGTCCTGATGAACGCGATTCCGGCGCGCGTCGCAGGCGTGGATGAAATCGTGATGGTATCGCCGCCGTCGCCCGCGGGCGACTCGGCCGCGGTGCTGGCCGCCGCCGCGATCGCCGGCGTGGACGAGTTTTATCGCGTAGGCGGCGCGCAGGCGGTCGCCGCGCTCGCCTACGGCACGCGGACTATCGGCGCGGTCGATAAAATCGTCGGCCCCGGCAATGCATGGGTGCAGACCGCCAAACGGATGGTCTACGGCGCGGTCGATATAGACAAAATGGCGGGACCGAGCGAAGTGCTGGTGATCGCGGACCAAAGCGCGCGCGCCGATTGGGTCGCGGCCGACCTTATCGCCCAAGCCGAGCACGGCTCAGGCGACGAGGCCGCCGTGCTGCTGACGCCCTCGCGCGCCACGGCCGAGCGCGTTGCCGCCGCGATCGAAAAAGCGCTTGCCGATCTGCCGCGTGCGGCCGTGGTCAGGCGCGTGTTCAACCGGCGCGGCGCGCTGGTCGTGGTCGATAGCCTCGAGGAGGCGTTCGCGCTGGCCAACCGGATCGCCCCCGAGCATCTCGAACTTGACCTCAAAGATGCACCGCGATGGTCAAGGCGTGTGCGCGCGGCCGGAGCGGTGTTCGTCGGCGAGCATAGCCCCGCGCCGCTCGGCGACTATCTCGCCGGGCCGAATCACGTGCTGCCCACGGGCGGCGCCGCGCGTTTCGCCTCGCCGCTCGGCGCATACGACTTTGTCGCGCGCACCAGCACGATCGAAGCCTCGGCGCGAGCGATCGAGAAACTTGGGCCCGCGGTCGTGCGGCTTGCGCGGATGGAAGGTTTCGAGGGTCATGCGCGGGCCGTCGAGCTGCGCCTGGAGCGCAGGGGCGCGCGCGCCGCGGGACGGCGATAA
- the murA gene encoding UDP-N-acetylglucosamine 1-carboxyvinyltransferase — MDKMIIRGGAPLRGTVDLSGSKNAALPCLMAALLTDEPVLIRNVPRLRDVRTSIELLGRLGVESRWAGDHEVELRARTIASHEAPYDLVKTMRASFLVLGPLLARAGRARVSTPGGCAIGARPINLHIAGMRMLGARLQMRHGYVEAHAASLRGARVWLDSPSVGATENIMMAAVRAPGRTLIENAAREPEVQDLARMLSAMGAHISGAGSHVIEIEGVERLSGAEHSVIPDRIEAGSLMIAAAITGGDVIVRGAPLCHLEAVIAKLGEAGVTVERVADGLRVTRTGALCPVELRTLPYPGFPTDLQAQMMALLTQAAGTSVITETIFENRFMHALELMRMGADIVMKGPTAVVRGPSALCGAPVMATDLRASMGLILAGLAAENHTELSRVYHLDRGYEALDAKLAALGARVERVSEEEAA, encoded by the coding sequence ATGGACAAGATGATAATCCGCGGCGGCGCGCCGCTTCGCGGCACGGTGGACCTTTCGGGCAGCAAGAACGCCGCCCTGCCGTGTCTGATGGCCGCATTGCTGACCGACGAACCGGTACTGATCCGAAACGTGCCGCGGCTGCGCGACGTGCGGACTTCGATCGAACTGCTCGGCCGCCTCGGTGTCGAGTCGCGCTGGGCGGGCGATCATGAGGTCGAATTGCGCGCGCGCACGATCGCTTCGCACGAGGCTCCCTACGACCTGGTCAAGACCATGCGCGCCTCGTTCCTGGTGCTGGGGCCGCTGCTCGCGCGCGCCGGACGAGCGCGGGTTTCCACGCCGGGCGGATGTGCGATCGGTGCGCGTCCGATCAACCTGCATATCGCGGGGATGCGGATGCTCGGAGCGCGGCTGCAGATGCGCCACGGCTATGTCGAGGCGCATGCCGCGAGCCTGCGCGGTGCGCGCGTATGGCTCGACTCGCCGTCGGTCGGCGCAACCGAGAACATCATGATGGCCGCGGTGCGCGCGCCCGGCCGCACTTTGATTGAAAACGCCGCCCGCGAACCCGAAGTGCAGGATCTCGCACGGATGCTGTCGGCGATGGGCGCGCATATCTCCGGCGCCGGCAGCCATGTAATCGAGATCGAAGGCGTCGAACGCCTGAGCGGCGCCGAGCATAGCGTGATTCCCGATCGTATCGAGGCCGGTTCGCTGATGATCGCGGCGGCAATAACCGGTGGCGACGTGATCGTTCGCGGTGCGCCGCTCTGCCATCTGGAGGCTGTCATCGCCAAGCTCGGCGAGGCCGGCGTGACGGTCGAGCGGGTGGCGGACGGGTTGCGGGTTACGCGCACGGGGGCGCTTTGTCCGGTCGAATTGCGCACCCTTCCGTATCCCGGATTTCCCACCGACCTGCAGGCGCAGATGATGGCGCTTCTGACTCAGGCCGCCGGAACGTCGGTCATCACGGAAACCATCTTCGAAAACCGCTTCATGCATGCGCTCGAGCTGATGCGCATGGGCGCCGATATCGTGATGAAGGGGCCGACCGCGGTGGTGCGCGGTCCCTCCGCGCTCTGCGGCGCGCCGGTGATGGCGACCGATCTGCGTGCGAGCATGGGGCTCATCCTGGCCGGCCTCGCCGCCGAGAACCACACCGAGCTAAGCCGCGTGTATCATCTCGACCGCGGCTACGAGGCGCTCGACGCCAAGCTCGCGGCGCTGGGCGCAAGAGTCGAGCGGGTCAGCGAAGAGGAAGCCGCATAA